The Desertifilum tharense IPPAS B-1220 genome contains a region encoding:
- a CDS encoding photosystem I assembly protein Ycf4: MTARITSSDNRVLRQKILGSRRFSNYWWATVITLGGGGFLLSGLSSYYQVNLLPFANPTELNFIPQGIVMGFYGVLGLLVSLYLWLTILLDVGGGYNEFNRETGKAQIFRWGFPGKNRRVEVDFPLEDVQAIRVDIKEGINPRRAIYLRVKNRAQIPLTRVGQPLPLSDLENQGAELARFLSVPLEGL; encoded by the coding sequence ATGACGGCACGAATCACCTCCTCAGATAACCGAGTTTTACGGCAAAAAATCTTGGGATCGCGCCGCTTTAGTAACTACTGGTGGGCGACAGTCATCACCCTTGGCGGTGGCGGATTCCTGCTATCGGGTCTTTCAAGTTACTATCAAGTCAACCTTTTACCCTTTGCCAACCCCACTGAGCTGAATTTCATTCCTCAAGGGATTGTCATGGGATTTTATGGCGTTTTGGGATTATTGGTGAGCTTGTATTTGTGGCTCACCATCCTCTTAGACGTAGGCGGCGGCTATAACGAGTTTAATCGGGAAACCGGGAAAGCCCAGATTTTCCGGTGGGGATTCCCCGGAAAAAATCGCCGGGTGGAAGTAGACTTTCCCCTAGAAGACGTGCAGGCGATCCGCGTGGATATCAAAGAAGGGATCAACCCGCGTCGGGCGATTTACCTGCGGGTGAAAAATCGCGCCCAAATTCCCCTGACCCGCGTCGGACAGCCTCTACCGCTGTCGGACTTGGAAAATCAAGGGGCCGAATTAGCCCGTTTTCTGAGCGTTCCTCTCGAAGGACTGTAG